From a region of the Fischerella sp. JS2 genome:
- the gndA gene encoding NADP-dependent phosphogluconate dehydrogenase — protein sequence MTLQSFGVIGLAVMGENIALNVERNGFPIAVYNRSREKTDKFMAERAQGRNVKAAFTLEEFVASLERPRRILIMVQAGKPVDAVIAQLKPLLDEGDIIIDGGNSWFEDTDRRTQELEPAGFRYIGMGVSGGEEGALNGPSLMPGGTESSYQYLSPIFNKIAAQVDDGPCVTYIGPGGSGHYVKMVHNGIEYGDMQLIAEAYDLLKNAGGLDHNQLHEVFAEWNTTDELNSFLIEITANIFPYIDPDTNLPLVELIVDSAGQKGTGRWTVQTALELGVSIPTITAAVNARIISSYKQERVAASKVLTGPSGKYNGPTKDFINMVRDALYCSKICSYAQGMALLSKASQTYNWNLKLSELARIWKGGCIIRAGFLNKIKKAFNEDPALPNLLLAPEFKQTILDRQAAWREVLATAAKLGIPVPAFSASLDYFDSYRRDRLPQNLTQAQRDYFGAHTYERIDKPGTFHTEWVPITEKSH from the coding sequence ATGACCCTACAAAGCTTTGGTGTGATTGGCTTGGCCGTCATGGGGGAAAATATCGCTCTCAACGTTGAGCGTAATGGCTTCCCAATTGCTGTTTACAATCGCTCACGCGAAAAAACCGACAAGTTCATGGCAGAACGCGCCCAGGGCAGAAACGTCAAAGCTGCTTTTACCCTGGAAGAGTTTGTCGCTTCTCTGGAACGACCCAGAAGAATCTTAATCATGGTACAAGCTGGTAAACCTGTAGATGCAGTGATTGCCCAGCTCAAACCTTTGCTTGATGAAGGCGACATTATTATCGACGGCGGTAACTCTTGGTTTGAAGATACAGATAGACGCACCCAAGAACTAGAACCCGCAGGGTTTCGATATATCGGCATGGGTGTAAGTGGTGGTGAAGAAGGGGCGCTTAATGGCCCCTCTTTAATGCCAGGAGGTACTGAAAGCTCTTATCAGTATCTGTCTCCTATCTTCAATAAAATTGCTGCCCAAGTTGATGATGGTCCTTGTGTTACCTATATTGGCCCTGGTGGTTCTGGTCACTACGTGAAAATGGTACACAACGGCATTGAGTACGGCGATATGCAACTGATTGCTGAAGCCTACGATTTGCTGAAAAATGCTGGTGGATTGGATCATAATCAACTACACGAAGTTTTTGCCGAATGGAACACCACCGATGAACTCAATTCGTTTTTGATTGAGATCACCGCTAATATCTTCCCCTACATCGACCCAGATACAAATTTGCCTTTGGTCGAATTAATTGTCGACTCGGCTGGGCAAAAGGGTACTGGACGCTGGACAGTGCAGACAGCATTGGAATTGGGGGTTTCTATACCTACAATCACAGCAGCAGTAAATGCCCGCATTATTTCTTCCTACAAGCAAGAACGGGTAGCTGCATCTAAGGTACTTACAGGCCCTTCCGGTAAGTACAATGGGCCAACCAAGGACTTCATCAATATGGTGCGTGATGCCCTGTATTGTTCAAAAATCTGTTCTTATGCTCAAGGGATGGCACTGCTATCCAAAGCTTCACAAACATACAACTGGAATTTGAAGCTGAGTGAATTAGCGCGAATTTGGAAAGGTGGTTGTATTATTCGCGCTGGATTCCTGAACAAGATTAAGAAGGCTTTTAACGAAGACCCAGCATTACCTAACCTGCTGTTAGCACCAGAATTTAAGCAAACAATTCTCGATAGACAGGCAGCTTGGCGGGAAGTCTTAGCAACTGCTGCTAAATTGGGAATTCCCGTACCTGCATTTAGTGCATCTTTAGATTACTTTGATAGCTATCGTCGCGATCGCTTGCCCCAAAACCTCACTCAAGCTCAACGCGACTACTTCGGCGCCCATACCTACGAACGCATCGACAAACCAGGTACTTTCCACACCGAATGGGTTCCGATTACTGAAAAGTCCCATTAA
- the ileS gene encoding isoleucine--tRNA ligase, whose product MFREVEKNLRFPSLEQEVIDFWKTHHIFQKSVEKDAPQGNYVFYEGPPTANGKPGIHHVISRAYKDLFLRYKTMQGYRVERKGGWDTHGLPVELEVEKKLGFTKKADIEAFGIAKFNELCKQSVFERIQDWQAMTERIGYWLDLENAYITYENQYIESCWWLMKSLWERNLLFEDYRSTWHCPRNNTSLSDHEVAQGYRDVEDPSIYPKFPAYTAELVKRGLLENETQPVYLLAWTTTPWTLPANVALAVRADAMYGLFAAPPQAGDRSQRDLYILASSLAEQVFGEGNYQTLKTFTGEVLVGLRYQPLLQGYVPEGEDLSQGFRVVSDEQVIVDEGTGVLHIAPAYGDLELGRKYNLPMLFSVDLLGQVYPQVKLVDAPEGEGPYTGEFFKNADRQIIADLLDKQLLYRATTINHTYPFNYRDRTPLINYAKKSWYIRTTAVKDKLIANNNKIHWHPEYIRDGRFGDWLRNNIDWALSRERYWGAPLPVWVSEDESDYICVGSVKELAELTGRDLSGLDLHRPYIDEIVFEKNGKFFQRVPYTVDVWFESGAMPYAQWHYPFENQDVVARNFPADYICEAIDQTRGWFYSLHALATLLTDTGGSLAHIAQDSPAFKNAIVLGHIVDEKGEKMSKSRGNTVNPWTVLDSQGADALRWYLYSTSPPENTKRFSQALVEDTLRDFLITLWNTYSFLVLYANLDQPDLQQDVPVSKRPEIDRWLVSKVNVLLRDVTEQLEAYDPTSASRAIRDFVVNDLSNWYVRRNRRRFWKSENDGDKLSAYKTLYETIVIVAKLMAPMAPFVSEHIYQNLVLSVFPDQPESVHLANWEKFDATLIDTNLLRDMEMLIRIVELGRAARATAKVKIRQPLGEILVRVRNQAEMAGLKRLEEQLKEELNVKKVTYLDIATDFVDYTIKPNLPLVGNRLGKQVPALKKKLETIDTREIVHNIREGKQTVIHLDEKSYYLEPEAFLIEVNSPEGYAAIEEYGYLAALNTQLTPELIQEGVVREAIRLLQEVRKKAGLNLSDRICLGLETSGTLLEALKAHLEIVKNEVLAQEIEFAELKEACYVTYVNINDIQLRVTLQKISGDGVMG is encoded by the coding sequence ATGTTTAGAGAAGTTGAAAAGAACCTTCGTTTTCCTAGCCTTGAGCAAGAGGTGATCGACTTTTGGAAAACGCACCATATTTTTCAAAAGTCAGTGGAGAAAGATGCACCTCAAGGAAATTATGTATTTTATGAAGGGCCGCCAACTGCTAATGGCAAGCCAGGAATCCATCATGTAATTTCCCGTGCTTACAAAGATTTGTTCCTGCGCTACAAAACGATGCAAGGCTATCGAGTGGAGCGTAAGGGCGGATGGGATACTCACGGTTTACCTGTCGAGTTGGAAGTTGAGAAGAAGTTAGGCTTTACCAAGAAGGCTGATATTGAAGCTTTTGGCATTGCCAAGTTTAACGAGTTATGCAAACAATCGGTCTTTGAACGCATCCAGGATTGGCAGGCGATGACCGAACGGATTGGTTACTGGCTGGATTTAGAAAACGCCTATATTACTTACGAAAATCAATATATTGAGTCTTGCTGGTGGTTGATGAAGTCGCTGTGGGAACGCAATCTGCTATTTGAAGATTACCGCTCGACTTGGCACTGTCCGCGTAACAATACCAGCCTTTCGGATCATGAAGTAGCACAGGGATACCGAGATGTAGAAGACCCTTCAATTTACCCGAAGTTTCCTGCATATACTGCTGAACTTGTCAAGCGTGGTTTGTTGGAAAATGAGACACAGCCAGTTTATCTGCTGGCTTGGACAACTACCCCTTGGACGCTCCCTGCTAACGTTGCTCTGGCTGTGAGGGCAGATGCTATGTATGGGCTGTTTGCAGCACCACCTCAAGCAGGCGATCGCTCACAACGAGACCTCTACATTCTTGCGAGTAGTCTGGCTGAGCAAGTCTTCGGAGAGGGGAATTATCAAACGCTGAAAACCTTTACAGGTGAAGTATTGGTGGGACTTCGCTATCAACCTCTTTTGCAAGGTTATGTACCGGAGGGAGAAGACCTTTCCCAAGGGTTCCGTGTAGTTAGCGATGAGCAGGTGATCGTCGATGAAGGAACAGGGGTGCTTCATATCGCTCCTGCTTATGGGGATCTGGAATTGGGGCGCAAGTACAACTTGCCGATGCTTTTTTCTGTGGATTTGCTGGGTCAAGTTTATCCCCAGGTGAAGCTAGTTGATGCTCCTGAGGGTGAGGGACCTTACACTGGAGAGTTTTTCAAGAACGCAGATCGGCAAATTATCGCGGATTTGCTGGACAAACAGCTCCTTTATCGAGCCACAACTATTAACCACACTTATCCATTCAACTACCGGGATAGGACACCACTCATCAACTATGCCAAAAAGAGTTGGTATATTCGGACAACTGCTGTTAAAGACAAACTTATTGCCAACAACAACAAAATTCACTGGCATCCCGAATATATCCGTGATGGTCGATTTGGAGATTGGTTAAGAAATAATATCGATTGGGCATTATCGCGGGAACGCTACTGGGGTGCGCCTCTGCCTGTATGGGTGAGTGAAGACGAAAGTGATTATATCTGTGTAGGCAGTGTCAAAGAGTTGGCAGAATTGACAGGGCGGGATTTGTCAGGGTTAGATTTGCATCGTCCTTATATTGACGAGATTGTTTTTGAGAAAAACGGCAAGTTTTTTCAGCGCGTTCCCTATACAGTTGATGTCTGGTTTGAGTCGGGAGCTATGCCTTATGCCCAATGGCACTATCCCTTTGAAAATCAGGATGTGGTGGCTCGGAATTTTCCTGCCGATTATATTTGTGAGGCGATCGATCAGACACGCGGCTGGTTTTATAGCCTACATGCTCTTGCCACCTTGCTTACAGATACTGGCGGTTCTCTGGCTCATATCGCTCAGGATTCTCCTGCTTTCAAAAATGCGATCGTTCTTGGACACATTGTGGATGAAAAAGGCGAGAAGATGTCTAAGTCAAGGGGAAATACAGTTAACCCTTGGACTGTCTTGGATTCTCAAGGAGCCGATGCACTGCGGTGGTATCTTTACAGCACTAGTCCACCAGAAAATACCAAGCGCTTCTCTCAAGCACTTGTTGAAGATACATTACGCGACTTTTTGATCACATTATGGAATACCTACAGTTTCCTAGTGCTTTACGCCAATCTCGATCAGCCAGATTTGCAACAGGATGTTCCTGTCTCGAAGCGTCCTGAGATCGATCGCTGGTTGGTGTCCAAGGTGAATGTACTGCTCCGAGATGTAACCGAGCAATTAGAAGCCTACGATCCCACTAGTGCCAGTCGAGCAATTCGCGATTTTGTGGTCAACGATCTCTCCAATTGGTATGTGCGTCGCAATCGCCGCCGTTTCTGGAAGTCGGAAAATGATGGCGATAAACTCTCAGCTTACAAAACTCTTTACGAGACGATAGTCATTGTTGCTAAACTCATGGCTCCGATGGCTCCCTTTGTGAGCGAACACATTTACCAAAATTTAGTATTGAGTGTCTTTCCTGATCAACCAGAATCAGTACATTTAGCTAACTGGGAAAAATTTGATGCCACGCTTATCGATACCAATCTGTTGCGTGACATGGAGATGCTGATCCGGATTGTAGAGTTAGGACGTGCTGCTCGTGCGACAGCAAAGGTTAAGATCCGGCAACCACTAGGGGAAATCTTAGTACGCGTTCGCAATCAAGCCGAGATGGCTGGACTCAAGCGCTTAGAAGAACAGCTCAAGGAAGAACTTAATGTTAAAAAAGTGACTTATTTAGACATAGCGACAGATTTCGTTGATTATACAATCAAGCCAAATCTGCCTCTGGTTGGCAATCGTCTCGGAAAACAAGTACCTGCGTTGAAGAAAAAGCTGGAAACTATTGATACCCGCGAAATTGTCCATAATATCCGTGAGGGTAAACAGACAGTTATTCATCTAGATGAAAAATCTTACTACCTTGAGCCGGAGGCATTTCTCATTGAGGTTAACAGTCCAGAAGGTTATGCAGCGATTGAAGAATACGGCTATTTAGCAGCGCTGAATACTCAACTCACACCAGAGTTAATTCAAGAAGGGGTTGTGCGAGAGGCGATTCGTCTCTTACAAGAGGTACGCAAAAAAGCAGGACTTAATCTTTCAGATCGGATTTGTCTTGGGTTGGAAACGTCAGGAACACTTTTAGAGGCTCTTAAAGCTCATCTGGAAATAGTGAAGAATGAAGTATTAGCCCAGGAGATTGAGTTTGCGGAACTCAAGGAGGCGTGTTATGTCACCTATGTGAACATTAACGATATACAGTTGAGAGTCACCCTTCAGAAAATCTCTGGCGATGGGGTGATGGGGTGA
- a CDS encoding Ycf66 family protein, producing MLAHVLALTVGLGSIAIYLAAFFFPEIHRKNDFVWSGIGLFYALMLWVFAPRITGGLLLGHIASVALLVWFGWQTLSLRRQLAPSAQQTPVPSTEAVQNTIQEQVTKLSLPQRLGQIQSRLGGIFSGAKNRVQQSVSTKTSETSQPTEKPAVEILDHRTTTAQATPEAATTLDQPIDTPVDIEAKTESVPEAIPPHPPSPDLVEAAQEAAAQAEEVAEKLEQIPVEEIAPDAELAPPAEAPSEQTPLSDRPS from the coding sequence ATGCTGGCACATGTCCTAGCACTAACAGTCGGTCTTGGCAGTATAGCCATTTATTTAGCGGCTTTCTTTTTCCCAGAAATTCACCGTAAAAATGATTTTGTCTGGAGCGGTATAGGACTGTTTTACGCGTTAATGTTATGGGTGTTTGCGCCACGCATTACCGGGGGTCTGTTACTAGGTCATATTGCCAGTGTGGCACTTTTGGTTTGGTTTGGTTGGCAAACCCTTTCATTGCGTCGTCAGTTAGCGCCTTCTGCACAACAAACCCCTGTACCGAGTACAGAAGCAGTGCAAAATACGATTCAGGAACAGGTGACTAAATTATCACTTCCACAACGTCTGGGACAGATACAAAGCAGACTTGGTGGAATTTTCTCTGGTGCTAAGAACCGCGTCCAACAAAGTGTTAGTACAAAAACATCAGAAACTTCTCAACCTACAGAAAAACCAGCTGTTGAGATTCTCGATCATCGTACTACTACAGCACAAGCAACACCAGAAGCAGCTACAACTTTAGACCAACCCATAGATACACCTGTTGATATTGAAGCTAAAACAGAGAGCGTACCGGAGGCAATTCCTCCTCATCCTCCATCACCTGACTTGGTAGAAGCTGCCCAAGAAGCTGCTGCTCAAGCCGAGGAAGTAGCAGAAAAATTAGAACAAATTCCTGTAGAAGAAATTGCACCGGATGCCGAACTTGCCCCACCAGCAGAAGCACCATCCGAACAAACACCACTGAGCGATCGCCCTAGTTAA
- a CDS encoding serine/threonine-protein kinase, translating into MPYCINPRCPNPLAPENVNNSTCHNCGSEILLQGRYTVVEKLGKGGFGTTFAVDDRGTRKVLKVLTDENSKAIELFQQEAQVLSQLQCAGIPKVDPDGYFTVLPNNSSAPLHCLVMEKIEGVDLEKWMKSRHCQPISQTQAFDWLKQLVNILSVIHNQQYFHRDIKPQNIMLRPNGQLVLIDFGAVRQVTTTILEGVCHTRIVSKGYSPPEQQNGYSVQQSDFFALGRTFVFLLTGKEPQDLAIYNPLTNQLDWRPYALQISPLFADLIDCLMAPVASQRPENTQVIWQWLEKIEQDINQTDIWSQKTLLQTLPKSVLSSATTIFSHPSKTRQKTWKIFLGSGVGLIAAVTALINPISTKNSVPTNKPSVLTPSKVSIVNQKSQETRDIKPSATVVNKNAAIATQLQTETIQPKPQKSQVNLKSESKALKTSVNYKNNNLNLNNKSKRPVILQNQLKIKSKPKKEKTELKVNKDFRKIKVITNKLSSEKTPRINIKQQKLKKPLVPQKIRRKTQNQQTRHRIKVKLKRNHNHLKKDRK; encoded by the coding sequence ATGCCCTACTGTATTAACCCCCGTTGTCCAAATCCTCTTGCTCCTGAAAATGTAAATAATTCAACTTGTCACAACTGTGGATCAGAAATACTCCTGCAAGGTCGTTATACAGTTGTTGAAAAACTAGGCAAAGGTGGTTTTGGCACTACTTTTGCAGTAGATGATCGCGGTACACGCAAAGTTTTAAAAGTTCTCACAGATGAGAACTCCAAAGCAATTGAGCTTTTTCAGCAGGAAGCACAGGTTTTGAGTCAGTTGCAATGTGCTGGTATTCCTAAAGTAGATCCTGACGGTTATTTTACAGTTCTACCAAACAATAGCTCTGCACCCTTGCATTGTCTGGTAATGGAAAAAATAGAGGGGGTTGATTTAGAAAAATGGATGAAATCTCGTCATTGTCAGCCTATTTCTCAAACTCAAGCTTTTGATTGGCTCAAACAATTAGTTAATATTCTATCTGTGATACATAACCAGCAGTATTTTCACAGAGATATTAAACCTCAAAATATTATGCTCCGACCCAATGGACAGCTGGTTTTAATCGATTTTGGAGCAGTACGGCAAGTTACCACAACTATCTTAGAAGGCGTTTGTCATACCAGAATTGTTTCTAAAGGCTATTCTCCCCCAGAGCAACAAAACGGTTACTCAGTGCAGCAATCTGACTTTTTTGCTTTAGGACGCACTTTTGTTTTTCTACTTACAGGTAAAGAACCTCAAGATTTAGCTATCTATAATCCTTTAACTAATCAACTGGACTGGCGTCCTTATGCATTGCAGATTTCGCCACTATTTGCAGATTTAATTGACTGTTTAATGGCTCCAGTTGCAAGTCAACGCCCTGAAAATACACAGGTAATTTGGCAATGGCTAGAGAAAATTGAGCAAGATATCAATCAGACAGATATATGGTCACAAAAAACATTACTACAAACATTGCCAAAATCAGTATTATCTTCTGCGACTACGATCTTTTCTCATCCTAGCAAAACACGTCAAAAAACTTGGAAAATCTTTCTTGGTTCAGGAGTAGGATTAATTGCTGCTGTTACAGCACTTATTAATCCAATTAGCACTAAAAACTCAGTTCCTACTAACAAACCCTCTGTTTTAACTCCCTCAAAAGTTTCCATCGTTAATCAAAAATCTCAAGAAACTAGAGATATTAAACCATCTGCTACTGTAGTTAATAAAAATGCAGCGATCGCTACACAGTTACAAACAGAAACCATACAACCCAAACCACAAAAATCTCAAGTAAATTTAAAATCAGAATCAAAAGCATTAAAAACTTCTGTAAACTATAAAAATAACAATCTTAATTTAAATAATAAAAGTAAACGCCCAGTTATTCTCCAAAATCAGCTAAAAATAAAAAGTAAACCAAAAAAGGAAAAAACAGAACTAAAAGTAAACAAAGACTTTAGAAAAATTAAAGTTATAACAAATAAATTATCAAGTGAAAAAACACCAAGAATAAATATTAAGCAGCAAAAACTAAAAAAGCCATTAGTTCCTCAAAAAATAAGACGTAAAACTCAAAATCAGCAAACCAGACACAGGATAAAAGTGAAGTTAAAAAGAAATCACAATCATCTCAAAAAAGACAGGAAGTAA
- a CDS encoding SpoIID/LytB domain-containing protein, producing the protein MISGMKFQLFLASLFSQIKGRHWWFGVLLWIALCLPAQASVILRVAIERDAQQVKVGSSTTAIVKDGSGRTLGQLPAMNAYYAQTVPGGVALDKWQSGLFWIEPTGKGFVYIGDRWYRGRTLVVPTNKGVTAVNWVDLEEYLYSVLGGEMDSRWPLEALKAQAIAARTYALYERGRQRNNPIYDLGASPDRWQIYKGVISESRNTYAAVDATAGQVLTYNNQIILSVFHACSGGHTENVEDVWLSKEPYLRAVPDFDQNIRECYWMRTFSPTEISSKFPEIGNAKQIIIESRSPFNSVKALKIVGDKGEKILRGEEVRTALKLKSTRFNVSNGNGGFTFQGLGFGHGIGMSQWGAYNLALQGASHLQILGHYYKGVALTPIKVK; encoded by the coding sequence ATGATCAGCGGCATGAAATTCCAACTGTTCTTAGCCTCTTTGTTTTCCCAAATCAAAGGACGTCATTGGTGGTTCGGTGTACTTTTATGGATTGCATTATGTCTACCAGCCCAAGCGTCTGTGATCCTGCGGGTGGCAATTGAACGGGATGCCCAGCAGGTTAAAGTTGGCAGTTCTACAACTGCGATTGTCAAGGATGGTAGCGGGCGTACTCTGGGACAACTACCAGCAATGAATGCGTACTATGCCCAAACAGTTCCCGGTGGAGTAGCCTTAGATAAGTGGCAATCTGGTTTGTTTTGGATTGAACCAACAGGTAAGGGATTTGTTTATATAGGCGATCGCTGGTATCGAGGAAGAACTTTAGTTGTTCCCACAAATAAAGGTGTCACTGCTGTTAACTGGGTAGATTTAGAAGAATATCTCTACAGTGTTTTGGGTGGCGAAATGGATAGCCGTTGGCCCCTAGAAGCCCTCAAAGCCCAAGCGATCGCAGCTCGTACCTATGCCCTTTATGAACGAGGAAGACAGCGCAACAATCCCATTTACGATTTGGGTGCTAGCCCTGATCGCTGGCAGATCTATAAAGGTGTGATTAGCGAATCTCGTAACACTTATGCGGCTGTTGACGCTACCGCCGGGCAAGTCCTCACTTACAACAACCAAATTATCCTCTCAGTTTTTCATGCTTGTTCTGGTGGACATACTGAAAACGTCGAAGATGTTTGGTTAAGCAAAGAACCCTACCTGCGTGCTGTTCCCGACTTTGATCAAAATATCCGCGAATGCTATTGGATGAGAACTTTTAGTCCTACGGAAATTAGCAGTAAATTTCCAGAAATAGGTAATGCCAAACAAATAATTATAGAAAGTCGATCGCCTTTTAACAGTGTGAAAGCTTTAAAAATTGTTGGCGACAAAGGCGAAAAGATACTACGAGGCGAAGAAGTACGTACAGCCTTAAAGCTAAAAAGTACCCGCTTCAATGTCTCCAACGGTAATGGTGGTTTCACATTCCAAGGGCTAGGTTTTGGTCATGGTATTGGCATGAGTCAATGGGGCGCTTACAACCTAGCTTTGCAGGGAGCCAGCCACCTGCAAATTTTAGGGCATTACTACAAAGGTGTAGCCCTGACACCGATTAAGGTGAAATAG
- a CDS encoding AAA family ATPase, whose product MQRICVVGTTGSGKTTLARQIQQRLNIPHVELDYLHWEPNWTEVADDIFQQRVSQALSGDSWVVDGNYSKVREIIWRKADTIVWLDYAFVLTMSRLLKRTFWRVVTQQPVCNGNRETWKTTFSRDSILLWGLNTYHKRRKEYPILFSQPEYAHLQVVHLRSPQAAQDWLFSL is encoded by the coding sequence ATGCAACGCATTTGTGTCGTAGGGACCACTGGTTCAGGTAAAACGACTTTGGCGCGGCAAATTCAACAGCGCCTTAACATTCCCCATGTAGAGTTAGACTATCTGCACTGGGAACCCAACTGGACAGAAGTAGCAGATGATATTTTTCAACAGAGAGTTTCTCAGGCACTGTCAGGTGATAGTTGGGTAGTAGATGGTAATTACAGCAAAGTACGGGAAATTATTTGGCGAAAAGCAGATACAATTGTTTGGCTAGACTATGCTTTTGTTTTAACTATGAGTCGTCTGCTGAAACGGACATTTTGGCGCGTAGTGACGCAACAACCAGTCTGTAATGGCAACCGCGAAACATGGAAAACTACATTCAGTCGTGATTCTATTTTGTTATGGGGACTAAATACCTACCACAAAAGGCGAAAAGAGTACCCAATTTTGTTTAGTCAACCGGAATATGCTCACCTACAAGTAGTACATTTGCGATCGCCACAAGCGGCACAAGATTGGTTATTTAGTTTATAA